From Pectinophora gossypiella chromosome 16, ilPecGoss1.1, whole genome shotgun sequence, one genomic window encodes:
- the LOC126373858 gene encoding mitochondrial import receptor subunit TOM40 homolog codes for MDFNDNIIKEEVSSFVSSLQRLLPRKKEIIVIEPLKPKLIRLTDVHIEAKSVFPKCFIGAKLIILREVMNRVKLVQQYNYGKSKDSHRCYSQLINKEMEPKRSEDGLLIDSTGSATATYTESLDNNYEMRLTSKIRDLVSSETELVLEKETEKAIGSMTLSMNDVDPSTFKIVGQWMQQVLPELGVGAEVAFKPLSYPPKPDVSISTRYERESFALSSTISKAGFQICLYKQFAPDLRISTIVHENNRGSPPTIGIALHKDYENGSEMKIFVDSEKCGGFTFQKDVLFKEHSEMRVVRLVWSTLIDRQKRVRFGFGFNLDF; via the coding sequence ATGGACTTTAACGATAATATAATCAAGGAAGAAGTCAGCAGCTTCGTCTCGAGCCTCCAGAGGCTGTTGCCGCGGAAGAAGGAAATCATCGTCATCGAACCACTGAAACCGAAACTGATCCGACTCACTGACGTCCATATTGAAGCCAAAAGTGTCTTCCCGAAATGCTTCATCGGAGCCAAACTCATCATCCTAAGGGAAGTCATGAACAGGGTTAAACTAGTCCAACAGTACAACTACGGCAAGTCGAAAGATTCTCACAGATGTTACTCGCAGCTGATCAACAAGGAAATGGAACCGAAACGAAGTGAGGACGGGCTGCTGATCGACTCGACGGGCTCAGCAACCGCTACCTACACCGAGTCTCTGGATAACAATTACGAGATGCGGCTTACATCCAAAATCAGGGATTTGGTTTCATCAGAAACAGAGTTGGTGCTGGAGAAAGAAACTGAGAAGGCTATAGGTTCGATGACGTTGTCGATGAACGACGTGGACCCGAGTACGTTTAAGATAGTGGGTCAGTGGATGCAGCAAGTGCTACCGGAGCTGGGGGTGGGCGCGGAGGTGGCGTTCAAGCCACTGTCGTACCCTCCGAAGCCAGACGTGTCGATCAGCACGCGGTACGAGCGGGAGTCTTTCGCGTTGTCCTCCACGATCAGCAAAGCTGGCTTCCAGATCTGCCTATACAAGCAGTTCGCGCCAGATTTGCGAATATCGACCATCGTGCACGAAAACAACCGGGGGTCGCCTCCGACTATTGGCATCGCACTCCACAAGGATTACGAAAACGGTTCCGAGATGAAGATTTTCGTGGATTCTGAAAAATGTGGAGGTTTCACGTTCCAGAAGGATGTGTTGTTCAAGGAGCACAGTGAGATGCGTGTCGTCCGCTTAGTGTGGAGTACCCTCATAGATCGACAGAAGCGAGTGCGGTTTGGTTTCGGTTTCAATCTAGATTTTTGA